In a genomic window of Candidatus Methylomirabilota bacterium:
- a CDS encoding methyltransferase domain-containing protein, whose protein sequence is MIDPFVKRVKGVLESRQIGPWDPSYLNGTVAFLGALDRAIDRVGVQAFVLDVGCGRQDCYAKKVRFGSKISRLIGFDVRQDLNTSLDLAVRANVYELPFASAKFDVALSDFVLEHLEQPERAFAEIARVLKSGGRFVFRTPNLYHYVPVAALLLRKVGYQAVERSSTNGDRHEVFPTLYRANTCHRLGLLARRTGFAVERMIFAEGGPHYLEFFLPFYLIGVIHQYLVNKVPLLHGLRGNIIGVFRKEGTG, encoded by the coding sequence ATGATCGATCCGTTCGTGAAGCGCGTCAAAGGTGTTCTTGAATCACGGCAGATCGGGCCGTGGGACCCATCGTACCTGAACGGGACGGTTGCGTTCCTGGGCGCGCTCGATCGGGCCATCGACCGCGTGGGTGTCCAAGCTTTTGTGCTGGATGTAGGCTGTGGTCGGCAGGATTGCTACGCAAAGAAGGTGCGGTTCGGCTCCAAGATTTCGCGGCTGATCGGATTCGACGTCCGGCAGGATCTCAATACCTCTCTCGATCTGGCGGTTCGGGCTAACGTGTACGAGCTCCCTTTTGCTTCGGCAAAATTCGATGTCGCGTTAAGCGACTTCGTCCTGGAACACCTGGAACAGCCTGAGCGTGCGTTCGCAGAGATTGCCCGTGTACTTAAGTCGGGTGGGAGGTTCGTCTTCCGGACGCCCAATCTCTACCATTATGTGCCAGTAGCGGCTTTGCTGCTACGAAAAGTGGGCTATCAGGCAGTCGAGCGTTCTTCCACTAACGGCGACAGACACGAGGTCTTTCCGACATTGTATCGCGCGAATACATGTCACAGATTAGGGTTGCTGGCACGACGCACTGGTTTTGCAGTCGAAAGGATGATCTTCGCCGAAGGCGGCCCTCATTATTTGGAGTTCTTTTTGCCGTTTTATTTGATCGGGGTTATCCACCAATATCTGGTTAACAAGGTCCCGCTGCTCCATGGTCTGCGGGGGAATATCATTGGCGTGTTCAGAAAAGAGGGAACTGGATGA
- the wzy gene encoding O-antigen polysaccharide polymerase Wzy — protein MNRRVETNYSSVPYGATAGQRVLSKALPRFHSQLARWTVITAALVLLALPFGTFANFPPTVVIWVTASILFLLAFYGFRVSQRRGENPWLAPLSLLMAFYFFKYGWGALAVYYWDLLPWEAVPGIGSTFLRYGEKAHLPTACHLILLGGVGLYLGAGGPMPAVARWLPALKWPIDHAKYSRNLVLYTPIALLVFVVLRPLMSVVIRDTVLLLGWIVWVILVIVSYRIFSPQTSGRAKWLMFLVLIFLAQLLLGLQTGMRANFLYPILLIVLGYVIARGRLPWKVLAAAIPLFMFVVGPWLTLYKLEGEVESISARISATSQQFAGTEFRAAFELGLDGLVGRFAGSGAGALSVFSQYYPDPYPFEMGRSFVLTLEQLVPRVLWPEKPNLSLELNRYTIAVGMLPNEDDIDYGVTSATFDAISEYYLNFGLIGVLLFAVLHGYFFRILYYWLVKRSNYEMGASLYIVFFFLNLDFFGVVQIFTSATRHLVVWPLILYGLSRKS, from the coding sequence ATGAATCGGAGGGTTGAGACCAATTATTCCTCTGTTCCCTATGGCGCCACTGCAGGACAACGGGTTCTTTCTAAGGCACTGCCTCGCTTCCACTCTCAGCTTGCCCGGTGGACTGTAATAACTGCTGCGCTGGTCCTCTTAGCCTTGCCGTTCGGGACCTTCGCGAACTTCCCTCCGACGGTTGTTATCTGGGTGACGGCCAGCATCCTTTTCTTGCTGGCTTTCTACGGTTTCAGGGTATCACAACGTCGCGGTGAGAATCCCTGGCTTGCCCCACTCTCTCTGCTGATGGCGTTTTACTTCTTCAAATATGGGTGGGGAGCACTCGCGGTCTACTATTGGGACCTTCTTCCATGGGAAGCCGTTCCGGGAATTGGCTCGACTTTTCTGCGGTATGGGGAGAAAGCTCATCTCCCAACTGCCTGCCACCTGATTCTCTTAGGCGGGGTCGGACTGTATCTAGGGGCGGGAGGCCCGATGCCAGCGGTGGCTCGATGGTTGCCGGCATTAAAGTGGCCAATTGATCATGCAAAATATAGTCGAAATTTGGTACTGTACACTCCTATTGCACTTCTTGTATTTGTTGTCCTACGTCCCCTCATGTCCGTCGTCATCCGGGACACGGTTCTACTCCTCGGGTGGATCGTCTGGGTTATCTTAGTCATCGTCAGTTATCGTATTTTCTCTCCACAGACCTCTGGACGGGCGAAGTGGTTAATGTTTTTGGTCCTCATCTTTCTCGCTCAACTCCTTCTTGGTTTGCAAACCGGCATGCGAGCGAATTTTCTATACCCGATCCTGCTAATCGTCTTGGGCTATGTGATTGCGAGGGGCCGGCTCCCCTGGAAGGTATTAGCTGCAGCGATTCCTCTCTTTATGTTTGTGGTCGGGCCGTGGCTGACCCTGTATAAGCTTGAAGGGGAAGTGGAATCAATATCTGCTCGGATTTCCGCCACCTCTCAACAATTTGCAGGAACAGAATTTCGGGCTGCGTTTGAATTAGGATTAGACGGTTTAGTTGGTCGTTTTGCAGGGAGTGGCGCCGGTGCGCTTTCTGTGTTCTCACAGTATTACCCAGATCCGTACCCTTTTGAAATGGGCCGATCCTTCGTGTTGACGCTAGAACAACTTGTGCCACGGGTCCTATGGCCTGAAAAACCGAACCTCAGTTTGGAGTTAAACCGCTATACGATCGCTGTCGGTATGCTGCCTAATGAGGACGACATAGATTACGGAGTTACCTCGGCAACCTTCGATGCCATCTCGGAATACTACCTAAATTTTGGGCTTATCGGCGTCTTGCTCTTCGCAGTCCTTCATGGATATTTCTTCAGAATCCTCTATTACTGGTTAGTCAAAAGATCGAATTATGAAATGGGTGCCTCCCTATACATCGTGTTCTTTTTTCTCAATCTCGATTTCTTCGGAGTAGTCCAGATCTTTACGTCCGCGACCCGCCACTTGGTCGTATGGCCGCTCATTCTCTACGGTTTGAGCCGGAAATCTTGA
- a CDS encoding glycosyltransferase family 4 protein, with protein sequence MSGAEYMIHVAISSLGRFHAFDLAEQMRQRGCLARLYTAYPSFKVDQPIRPFTRTFPWVLSSAMVARQVRWHRLAKHLNWLAIDSFDWWVARRVEPCDVFVHLSSFGLHAARRARKLGARIVCDRGSSHILYQDEILAEEFAHHRIHYSSIDRRVADKELLEYGEADLITVPSTFSYRTFVEKGVPPEKLRRIPYGVDLSLFCPLPKEDEIFRVLFVGGYSIQKGISYLFEAVRPLVLRKAIEVWFVGCPSSDAREILHRNADIFTDKGPHPRNKLSWFYSQASVLVQPSIQEGLSLVLAQAMACGLPVIATTNTGAEDLFTDGVEGFIVPIRDPKAIRDKIQWMLDNPTRRQEMGQAALQRVKLLGGWETYGEQALGIYSQLIGGDVGKDNS encoded by the coding sequence TTGAGCGGGGCTGAATACATGATCCATGTTGCGATTTCTAGCCTTGGCCGTTTTCACGCTTTCGATCTGGCAGAGCAGATGCGGCAGCGTGGGTGTCTGGCTCGGCTGTACACGGCATATCCGTCCTTCAAAGTTGATCAACCGATCCGGCCTTTTACCCGCACATTTCCCTGGGTCCTCTCTTCTGCGATGGTGGCTCGGCAAGTGAGGTGGCACAGACTGGCCAAGCACTTGAACTGGCTAGCTATTGACAGCTTTGATTGGTGGGTTGCGAGACGAGTGGAGCCCTGTGATGTGTTTGTTCATCTTTCAAGCTTCGGTCTTCATGCTGCGCGACGCGCAAGAAAGCTCGGAGCCCGCATCGTGTGCGACCGTGGGTCTTCTCACATTCTCTATCAGGACGAGATCCTTGCCGAAGAATTTGCCCATCATCGAATACACTATTCTTCTATTGACCGTCGAGTAGCGGATAAAGAATTGCTGGAGTATGGCGAAGCGGATCTAATTACAGTACCATCTACTTTCAGTTATCGCACCTTTGTCGAGAAAGGAGTGCCTCCAGAGAAACTGCGCAGGATTCCTTATGGGGTTGACTTATCTCTTTTTTGTCCTCTCCCCAAAGAGGATGAGATATTTCGTGTCCTGTTTGTGGGTGGTTATTCTATACAAAAGGGTATTAGCTATCTTTTCGAGGCGGTACGCCCTTTAGTCCTGAGAAAAGCGATAGAAGTATGGTTTGTGGGCTGTCCAAGTTCAGATGCACGAGAGATCCTGCACCGAAACGCGGACATCTTCACCGACAAGGGCCCTCACCCGCGCAATAAGCTTTCCTGGTTTTATAGCCAGGCAAGTGTACTGGTTCAACCCTCGATTCAGGAAGGCTTGAGTCTAGTATTGGCCCAGGCCATGGCCTGTGGCCTTCCAGTGATCGCTACAACCAACACCGGGGCCGAAGATCTCTTTACGGACGGAGTTGAAGGTTTTATTGTACCAATTCGGGATCCGAAGGCGATTCGCGACAAAATCCAGTGGATGCTGGATAACCCTACGAGACGACAGGAGATGGGCCAGGCAGCCTTGCAGCGGGTAAAACTGCTCGGTGGGTGGGAAACCTACGGTGAACAAGCGCTGGGAATCTACTCGCAGCTCATAGGCGGTGATGTTGGCAAGGACAATAGCTAG